From a single Paraburkholderia edwinii genomic region:
- a CDS encoding ShlB/FhaC/HecB family hemolysin secretion/activation protein, which yields MTPVVDGESNNRIGQCLAGALLVGGITLAALVQAQTQTGTQATAQGTAQGATQASTQGTAQTNAQAQASTATKQAATDAATQATAQANPAAASPPPTFDVNEFIVRGNTTLPSIEIEKAVYPFEGPGKTLTDVNAARDALQKVYQDNGYQSVVVELPAQQVKGGVILLQVVEAKVGRLRVEGSKYNSPQEIRDAVPALAEGTVPDFNAAQQQLTDLNKSQDRQVIPVLKAGALPQTVDVDLKVDDHNPLHGSIELNNDHSPDTSELRTVAALSYSNLWQLGHVISGSFLLAPQHPQDAKVYTFSYLAPLQGTHWTLLATAYHSDSNVASLGNTTVLGKGTSFGLQAIYALPSTDRYSETASVEIDHKHFDENDIFAGTTSQAPITYVPVTFAYNGQLNLKNSQTAFSVSLVTNLRGASSSADDFDNKRFDATADFIYGKFDVNHTQNLPRDMQLNAHVSGQISNSPLVSSEQFAAGGINTVRGYLSAEDTADSGVIGSLELRSPSVAKYFNGSIVNEWRFHAFVDSAHLWLLSPLPEQQSSFNMLSVGIGTRLQLLKYASADIEMAFPMKSATFTKAYSPHFDFYVRASF from the coding sequence ATGACGCCGGTAGTAGACGGGGAATCGAATAACCGGATCGGGCAGTGCCTGGCGGGTGCACTGCTCGTAGGCGGGATCACGCTTGCGGCGCTCGTGCAGGCACAAACGCAAACCGGCACGCAGGCAACGGCTCAGGGAACGGCTCAGGGAGCGACTCAGGCATCGACTCAGGGAACGGCGCAAACGAACGCGCAAGCGCAGGCATCGACAGCAACGAAACAGGCAGCGACCGACGCAGCAACGCAGGCAACAGCGCAGGCAAACCCGGCAGCGGCCAGTCCACCGCCGACCTTCGACGTCAACGAGTTCATCGTGCGAGGCAATACGACCCTGCCGTCCATCGAGATCGAAAAGGCGGTCTATCCGTTCGAGGGACCGGGTAAGACGCTCACCGATGTCAATGCCGCGCGCGATGCGTTGCAGAAGGTCTATCAGGACAACGGGTACCAGTCGGTGGTCGTCGAATTGCCCGCGCAGCAGGTGAAGGGCGGCGTGATTCTGCTGCAGGTGGTCGAGGCGAAAGTGGGGCGCTTGCGCGTCGAGGGCTCGAAGTACAACTCGCCGCAGGAGATTCGCGATGCGGTGCCGGCGCTCGCGGAAGGCACGGTGCCCGATTTCAACGCCGCGCAGCAGCAGTTGACCGACCTCAACAAGTCGCAGGACCGTCAGGTAATTCCGGTGCTGAAAGCCGGTGCATTGCCGCAGACGGTCGATGTCGACCTCAAGGTTGACGATCACAACCCGCTGCACGGCAGCATCGAACTGAACAACGACCACAGCCCCGACACGTCGGAACTGCGCACGGTCGCCGCGCTCAGCTATTCGAACCTGTGGCAGCTCGGCCACGTGATCTCCGGCAGCTTCCTGCTCGCGCCGCAGCATCCGCAGGACGCGAAGGTCTACACGTTCTCGTATCTCGCGCCGCTGCAAGGCACGCACTGGACCCTGCTCGCCACCGCCTATCACTCGGACAGCAACGTCGCGTCGCTCGGCAACACGACGGTGCTCGGCAAGGGCACGTCGTTCGGCCTGCAGGCTATCTACGCGTTGCCGTCGACCGACAGGTATTCGGAAACGGCAAGCGTCGAAATCGACCACAAGCATTTCGACGAAAACGACATCTTCGCGGGCACGACGTCGCAAGCGCCGATCACGTATGTGCCGGTCACGTTCGCCTACAACGGCCAGCTAAACCTGAAGAACTCGCAGACCGCGTTCTCGGTTTCGCTGGTCACCAACCTGCGCGGCGCAAGCAGCAGCGCGGACGACTTCGACAACAAGCGCTTCGACGCGACGGCCGACTTCATCTACGGCAAGTTCGACGTCAATCACACGCAGAACCTGCCGCGCGACATGCAGCTGAACGCGCACGTCTCGGGCCAGATCTCGAACTCGCCGCTCGTCTCGAGCGAGCAGTTCGCGGCAGGCGGCATCAATACGGTGCGTGGCTATCTGTCCGCGGAAGACACCGCGGATAGCGGCGTGATCGGTTCGCTCGAACTGCGCAGTCCGTCGGTCGCGAAGTATTTCAACGGATCGATCGTGAACGAATGGCGTTTCCATGCGTTCGTCGATTCCGCCCATTTGTGGCTGCTGAGCCCGCTTCCAGAGCAGCAGTCGTCGTTCAACATGCTTTCGGTGGGCATAGGTACGCGCCTGCAGTTGCTCAAGTACGCGAGCGCCGATATCGAAATGGCGTTCCCGATGAAGTCTGCGACCTTCACGAAAGCATATAGCCCGCACTTCGACTTCTATGTGCGCGCGAGTTTCTAA